Proteins encoded by one window of Paenibacillus sp. DCT19:
- a CDS encoding M20/M25/M40 family metallo-hydrolase: MDIRLVAGQDPDQVFEALANHVQKHDASITLTRKGAVPASRTPADHPAVLAIAEAIEQSSGQRPVIQPSLGGTLPDYVWTQILNVPSIIVPYANYDQNNHGPNENLEISYFFRAIRSTYYVLDKLSHVTFKK; this comes from the coding sequence TTGGATATTCGACTTGTTGCTGGACAAGACCCAGATCAGGTATTCGAAGCACTCGCCAACCATGTACAAAAACACGACGCGAGCATTACGCTGACGCGTAAAGGTGCAGTCCCGGCCTCAAGAACACCCGCAGATCATCCGGCTGTACTTGCCATTGCTGAGGCTATTGAGCAATCCTCAGGACAACGCCCTGTTATTCAACCCAGCCTGGGAGGTACGCTGCCAGACTATGTATGGACCCAGATTTTGAATGTGCCTTCCATTATTGTTCCCTATGCAAATTACGACCAAAACAACCACGGCCCTAACGAAAATTTGGAGATCAGTTACTTTTTCAGGGCAATACGCAGTACTTATTATGTGCTGGATAAACTGTCTCACGTGACTTTCAAGAAATAA
- a CDS encoding M20/M25/M40 family metallo-hydrolase: protein MVNNVDSFISQNEELYLERLFRLLRQPSISTQNIGMAECASLVQELFSDYGIKNRLYETEGHPIIYGEWLHPDNETTVLIYGHYDVQPPDPLEEWQSDPFDPEIRNGRIYARGAGDNKGQFVASILGAKAYLDIHGRLPVNVKWIIEGEEEAGSRHLAAFVEQQRELLQTDLVYTTDGSSHESGAQSILLGVRGALGVELVAQEARWDNHSGNLGNIVPNPVWRLTELLHTMRKGDQVTIEGFYDGVKPPTPHEEQILRDIPFDLEGVRRKSGYDALEIDSDTYHRKLMFEPTLNVSGLFSGHTGKGGGLSFQHVPQPDWIFDLLLDKTQIRYSKHSPTMYKNTTRALR from the coding sequence TTGGTCAACAATGTGGATTCATTTATTTCCCAGAATGAAGAACTGTACCTGGAACGATTGTTCAGGCTGTTGCGGCAGCCTAGCATCAGCACGCAAAATATCGGTATGGCGGAATGTGCTTCTCTGGTACAAGAACTGTTCTCCGATTACGGTATCAAGAATCGTCTTTATGAAACTGAAGGCCACCCCATTATTTATGGAGAGTGGCTGCATCCGGATAATGAAACAACTGTGCTCATCTATGGTCATTATGATGTTCAGCCTCCTGATCCGCTGGAGGAATGGCAGAGTGACCCTTTTGATCCAGAAATTAGAAACGGCCGTATCTATGCAAGAGGAGCCGGCGATAACAAGGGGCAATTTGTTGCGAGCATACTAGGGGCCAAGGCTTATCTGGATATCCATGGACGACTGCCCGTGAACGTCAAATGGATCATTGAAGGTGAGGAAGAAGCCGGAAGCCGTCACCTGGCGGCTTTTGTGGAGCAGCAGCGTGAGCTTTTGCAGACAGATCTGGTCTATACAACAGATGGTTCTTCCCATGAGTCGGGAGCTCAGTCGATCCTGCTCGGCGTTCGAGGTGCCTTGGGCGTAGAACTGGTGGCTCAAGAAGCGAGATGGGACAATCATTCTGGCAATCTCGGCAACATTGTGCCCAATCCCGTATGGCGTTTAACCGAGTTACTGCACACGATGCGCAAGGGAGATCAGGTGACGATTGAAGGATTTTACGATGGCGTGAAACCACCAACACCACATGAAGAGCAAATCCTGCGTGACATCCCTTTTGATCTGGAAGGGGTTCGACGCAAGAGTGGTTACGATGCGCTTGAGATCGATAGCGATACGTATCATCGTAAGCTGATGTTTGAACCAACGCTTAATGTGTCTGGATTGTTTAGCGGTCATACAGGTAAAGGGGGAGGTCTATCATTCCAGCACGTGCCACAGCCCGATTGGATATTCGACTTGTTGCTGGACAAGACCCAGATCAGGTATTCGAAGCACTCGCCAACCATGTACAAAAACACGACGCGAGCATTACGCTGA
- a CDS encoding ABC transporter substrate-binding protein translates to MRTRKWWISIILTSVFVLSACSNGSSTKQATPADSSTETTAASSSTTGKGGDATYALATSPDTLDPARSGLAVAIRVYRTLFDNLVVKTEDGTIKPWLATEWEESEDHKTYTFKLREGVKFHDGTPFNAEAVKFSLDRILDPNTKAGNSAALIVPYESSEIIDEYTIQLNLSQPSRAFLGNLSQAALSIVSPTAVEKYGDQFGQHPVGTGPFKFVKWDENAQVQVERNTDYAWAPETVENKGAPYLNTLTFKILPEEATRVGSLQSGQVTAIETVPPQNVLALEKQPGFQLLKVNTPGLPYTLFINQNKEPWNELKARQALQYGIDVSSIVKTLYLGTYEQAWSALTPSILGYDASLENVIQMNQAKAAQLLDELGWEVGTDGIREKNGQKLTLHYVDGSPNREKRNDIAAMIQQQLKKIGVQVNVEITQDVGTIVFTNGDYDIYGNSQVKDDPHALLPFYHTAAPGARATLSNLSSPEVDEWLEQGAIEFDDTKRAEIYGKVLRYIQDNAIIIPIYIFPYVVGASDTLKGLKFDYLAYPIFNDVYVQ, encoded by the coding sequence ATGCGTACAAGGAAATGGTGGATTTCAATAATTCTAACATCGGTTTTTGTTCTGTCAGCCTGCTCGAACGGTTCGAGCACAAAGCAGGCAACCCCAGCGGACAGTTCAACAGAGACAACCGCGGCATCAAGCAGCACGACAGGAAAAGGAGGGGATGCTACATACGCACTCGCTACCTCTCCTGATACGTTAGATCCTGCACGAAGCGGACTTGCTGTTGCTATCCGCGTTTACCGAACCCTCTTCGACAATCTGGTGGTAAAAACGGAAGATGGGACGATCAAGCCTTGGTTAGCAACAGAATGGGAGGAATCGGAGGATCATAAAACATATACGTTTAAACTACGCGAGGGTGTGAAGTTCCATGATGGCACACCCTTCAATGCCGAAGCGGTAAAATTCAGCCTCGATCGAATACTCGATCCCAACACTAAGGCTGGAAATTCAGCAGCATTAATCGTGCCTTATGAAAGCTCTGAAATAATTGATGAGTACACGATCCAATTAAATCTGTCGCAACCTTCGCGCGCTTTCCTCGGCAATTTAAGCCAAGCAGCGCTGAGTATAGTTTCACCAACAGCGGTGGAAAAGTACGGCGACCAGTTCGGGCAGCATCCTGTCGGTACAGGACCGTTCAAGTTCGTGAAATGGGACGAGAATGCACAGGTTCAGGTGGAACGTAATACCGACTATGCTTGGGCTCCCGAAACAGTCGAAAATAAAGGCGCCCCTTATTTAAACACGCTCACGTTTAAAATTTTGCCTGAAGAGGCTACTCGCGTAGGTAGTTTGCAAAGTGGGCAAGTGACTGCCATTGAAACAGTACCACCACAAAATGTGCTGGCGCTGGAGAAGCAGCCTGGCTTCCAACTGCTAAAAGTTAACACACCTGGTCTTCCGTATACGTTGTTCATCAACCAGAACAAAGAACCGTGGAATGAATTGAAGGCCAGACAAGCGTTGCAATACGGTATTGATGTTAGTTCAATCGTCAAAACACTCTATCTGGGCACGTACGAGCAAGCATGGTCAGCTTTAACACCTTCCATACTGGGATATGATGCTTCTCTGGAGAACGTAATCCAGATGAATCAGGCAAAAGCAGCGCAATTACTCGATGAACTTGGTTGGGAAGTTGGAACGGACGGCATTCGAGAAAAAAATGGGCAGAAGCTTACTCTGCATTATGTAGACGGATCTCCTAATCGGGAAAAGCGAAATGACATTGCTGCAATGATCCAACAACAACTCAAAAAAATAGGTGTACAAGTTAACGTGGAAATTACGCAGGACGTCGGTACCATTGTGTTTACGAATGGGGACTATGACATCTACGGTAACAGTCAGGTTAAGGATGATCCACATGCCTTACTTCCCTTCTACCACACAGCTGCTCCAGGGGCTAGAGCAACACTGTCCAATCTTTCCAGTCCTGAGGTCGATGAATGGTTGGAACAAGGTGCCATTGAATTTGACGATACGAAGCGTGCTGAGATATATGGCAAGGTGTTGAGATACATCCAGGACAACGCAATTATCATTCCGATATATATTTTCCCATACGTTGTTGGAGCCAGCGATACATTAAAAGGATTAAAATTTGATTATTTGGCATACCCAATTTTCAATGATGTCTATGTCCAGTAA
- a CDS encoding BMP family protein: MKRGLSFVLSIIMLAILLAACGTSASKDEQSAQGGDSEKSLRMALVLPEKIGVNPFFVQMDEGFKKAGEEFKVDTKTIESTDPAAFEQNLRAAVAENYDLIITATFQAEDALKKVAAENPDKSFAIVDTTVDLPNVRSVGFREYEGAYLLGAAAGLSTKTDKVGMIAAMDVPLIKKYTEGFKAGLESVNPDAEFLVNYVGGFNDPAKAKELALVQFGKGADFIAGASAVGDLGVFEAAKEKGFYTSGQDTDRTVEDPEHIVLSQLKSTDTVAYETVKDYVEGNFKAGAVNYGLKEDGVGLTFVTRDSESPLSDFVGQEVIDKVTAIKDDIVSGKIVVKDPLQQ, translated from the coding sequence ATGAAAAGAGGTTTATCGTTCGTCTTATCGATCATTATGTTGGCTATTTTGTTGGCAGCTTGTGGAACTTCGGCTTCCAAAGACGAACAATCCGCTCAAGGTGGCGATTCTGAGAAATCCCTTCGGATGGCTCTGGTACTTCCCGAAAAAATAGGGGTTAACCCTTTCTTTGTACAGATGGATGAAGGCTTCAAAAAAGCAGGCGAAGAGTTCAAAGTAGATACGAAGACAATCGAATCAACAGATCCGGCTGCATTCGAGCAAAATCTGCGTGCTGCTGTTGCTGAAAATTACGATCTGATTATTACTGCGACGTTCCAAGCTGAGGATGCACTGAAAAAGGTTGCTGCTGAGAACCCAGACAAATCCTTCGCAATTGTTGACACAACTGTTGATCTGCCTAACGTTCGTAGCGTTGGTTTCCGTGAATATGAAGGAGCGTACCTGCTTGGTGCAGCTGCTGGATTGTCCACGAAGACAGATAAAGTCGGCATGATCGCTGCAATGGACGTTCCACTGATTAAGAAATATACAGAAGGTTTCAAAGCAGGTCTGGAGTCCGTTAACCCGGATGCAGAATTCCTTGTAAACTATGTTGGTGGATTCAATGACCCGGCAAAAGCAAAAGAATTGGCATTGGTGCAATTCGGCAAAGGCGCTGACTTCATCGCTGGTGCATCTGCTGTAGGTGACCTTGGCGTGTTCGAGGCTGCTAAGGAAAAAGGCTTCTATACTTCTGGACAAGATACGGACCGCACAGTTGAAGATCCAGAGCACATCGTATTGTCCCAGTTGAAATCAACGGATACGGTTGCTTACGAGACAGTGAAGGATTATGTAGAAGGTAACTTCAAGGCAGGCGCTGTAAACTACGGTCTGAAAGAAGACGGTGTAGGTCTGACATTCGTTACACGTGATAGCGAATCTCCATTAAGTGATTTTGTTGGACAAGAGGTCATTGACAAAGTTACAGCAATTAAGGATGATATCGTATCCGGTAAAATCGTTGTAAAAGATCCATTGCAACAATAG
- a CDS encoding ABC transporter ATP-binding protein, which yields MLLEMDQITKKYSEFTANRDIRFNLREGEIHALVGENGAGKTTLMRMLYGMEQPTSGTIKVRGREVSFATPSQAMASGIGMVHQHFMLFPSFTVAENIVIGREPASAGVFDRKQAAAQVNELGRKYGMPVDPWKKVAECPLGLQQRVEILKVLHQGADIIILDEPSAVLTPLEVKELLANMKSLAKLGKTFVLITHKLQEVMDVADRITVLRDGQVTGTLDAKDTNIEELSRLMVGRELVRMNKQPAAPTETVLQVEDVNLSGGKDRSALHQIHMNIRKGEIVGIAGISGNGQSELIQVIAGLRKADRGRVLLSGQDTTNWPVRRIREHGLAHIPEDRYMWGAAKDASVRENGLMGHHHKLQSRGIIKAKAARTMVENWIKQFSIKTGSAETKAQFLSGGNLQKLIAAREFAQDTPFLIAAEPTRGVDIGAMETIHAELLRKRNEGAGILLVSSELSEILQLSDRILVMYEGEIAGELQADEATEEQISLLMAGGKERV from the coding sequence ATGCTGCTGGAGATGGATCAGATTACGAAAAAGTACAGCGAATTCACGGCGAATCGGGATATCCGTTTTAATTTGCGTGAAGGGGAAATCCATGCCCTCGTGGGTGAGAATGGTGCAGGTAAAACAACCTTAATGCGCATGTTGTACGGGATGGAGCAGCCTACATCAGGCACAATCAAGGTTCGTGGACGTGAGGTAAGCTTCGCAACCCCGTCTCAAGCCATGGCCAGCGGTATTGGCATGGTACATCAGCATTTCATGCTGTTTCCTTCCTTTACGGTTGCCGAGAATATCGTCATTGGTCGTGAGCCAGCGTCTGCAGGGGTGTTCGACCGTAAACAGGCCGCGGCACAAGTGAATGAGCTGGGTAGGAAGTATGGAATGCCCGTGGATCCATGGAAAAAAGTAGCCGAGTGCCCGCTTGGTTTGCAGCAGCGTGTAGAGATTTTGAAGGTGCTGCATCAGGGTGCAGATATCATTATATTGGATGAGCCTTCGGCGGTACTGACACCGCTCGAAGTGAAGGAACTGCTGGCGAATATGAAATCACTCGCCAAGTTAGGCAAAACATTTGTTTTAATCACACACAAACTACAAGAAGTTATGGATGTGGCAGATCGGATTACCGTTCTTCGCGATGGTCAGGTTACAGGCACGCTCGACGCCAAAGACACAAACATCGAAGAATTGTCACGGTTAATGGTAGGACGTGAGCTTGTGCGGATGAATAAACAGCCGGCGGCTCCGACTGAAACGGTGCTTCAGGTGGAGGATGTTAATCTGTCAGGAGGCAAGGATCGTTCTGCGCTTCATCAGATTCACATGAACATTCGAAAAGGTGAGATTGTCGGGATTGCTGGAATTTCCGGCAACGGGCAATCTGAGCTAATCCAGGTTATTGCTGGACTGCGAAAAGCGGATCGTGGTCGTGTCTTGTTGTCAGGACAGGATACAACGAACTGGCCTGTGCGACGCATTCGTGAACACGGACTAGCCCACATCCCTGAGGATCGTTATATGTGGGGAGCGGCTAAGGATGCTAGTGTACGTGAAAATGGATTGATGGGACACCACCATAAGCTACAATCACGCGGCATTATCAAAGCAAAGGCAGCCCGAACCATGGTGGAGAACTGGATTAAGCAGTTCAGCATCAAGACCGGTTCTGCGGAGACGAAAGCACAGTTCTTATCCGGGGGTAACCTCCAGAAGCTGATTGCTGCACGTGAGTTTGCTCAAGATACTCCGTTCCTCATTGCTGCTGAGCCTACACGGGGCGTAGATATCGGAGCAATGGAGACAATTCATGCTGAATTGCTGCGTAAGCGCAATGAGGGTGCGGGGATCCTATTAGTATCTTCTGAGTTATCTGAGATTTTGCAATTATCCGACCGTATTCTGGTGATGTATGAAGGCGAGATTGCTGGAGAGCTGCAGGCAGATGAAGCGACGGAAGAACAGATCAGCTTGTTAATGGCAGGAGGGAAAGAGCGGGTATGA
- a CDS encoding ABC transporter permease: MNRVKESLRGLVQPLLAVLIGLLAGAIAIMVVGGSVVDTYAEMWKGAFGNFYFFTNTLARSTPIILAGLGVALAFRAGFFNMGAEGQMILGGLSAALTALYLPGPGWFVCIAAIVAGIIAGGIWSLFAGWLDARFGMNLLITTLLLNYIAINFGGYMVSYPFKDTTGSAAMAQTPMIDQTVWLPKLFQGMSLHAGFIIAIVAAILIYWFTHKTVTGYEIRMLGSNPSFATYGGVRRIRMMMLSMIISGGLAGLAGAGEVLGTQYRFLDGSLSSASYAWSGIMATLLARSHPLGTAVAAVLLAALQTGAMGMERNTDVPLEVGSVIQAVLTLFVSAQIGYSFLKRRKEKKSNATTV; encoded by the coding sequence ATGAATCGGGTAAAGGAAAGTCTTCGTGGGCTCGTACAGCCGCTGCTTGCTGTATTGATTGGTCTGCTGGCAGGCGCTATAGCCATTATGGTTGTTGGCGGGTCTGTGGTCGATACGTATGCGGAGATGTGGAAAGGAGCCTTCGGCAACTTCTACTTCTTCACTAATACATTGGCTCGTTCTACGCCGATTATCTTAGCAGGACTTGGCGTGGCGCTAGCGTTCCGTGCTGGATTTTTCAATATGGGCGCAGAAGGCCAGATGATTCTAGGTGGACTTAGTGCGGCGCTAACGGCGCTCTATCTGCCAGGACCGGGTTGGTTCGTATGTATAGCAGCCATTGTGGCAGGCATTATTGCCGGAGGCATCTGGTCTTTATTTGCAGGCTGGCTTGATGCACGGTTTGGCATGAATCTATTAATCACGACATTACTATTAAACTATATTGCCATTAACTTCGGCGGGTATATGGTATCCTATCCGTTTAAAGATACGACGGGTTCTGCGGCTATGGCGCAGACACCCATGATTGATCAGACCGTATGGCTACCGAAGCTATTTCAAGGAATGAGCCTACATGCTGGTTTTATTATCGCGATCGTAGCTGCCATTCTAATCTATTGGTTCACTCACAAAACGGTCACTGGTTACGAGATTCGTATGTTAGGTAGCAATCCTTCATTTGCTACGTATGGTGGTGTTCGCCGCATTCGGATGATGATGTTATCCATGATTATTAGTGGTGGACTTGCAGGGCTTGCTGGAGCAGGGGAAGTGCTCGGCACTCAATATCGTTTCCTTGATGGTTCATTGTCGTCAGCTAGTTATGCTTGGAGCGGCATTATGGCTACATTGCTGGCTCGCTCTCATCCACTCGGTACAGCGGTAGCAGCCGTATTGCTCGCTGCACTACAGACTGGAGCGATGGGCATGGAGCGGAATACAGATGTTCCACTGGAAGTGGGCAGTGTAATCCAGGCTGTATTAACGTTATTTGTATCGGCTCAGATTGGATATTCATTCCTGAAGCGGAGAAAGGAGAAAAAGTCCAATGCAACAACTGTTTGA
- a CDS encoding ABC transporter permease, with product MQQLFDAALFGSTLRIMTPILLAALGGALCSRVGLFNVGLEGLVLIGAFSAIVGNYLFGNVLLAVIFSIIIVMLFSALFAFISINLKANAIVVGISLNFLAAGLTTFALRAIFDVKGAYYDKDMQGLPKWDIPLIKDIPWVGDVFSGHSPLIYLGILIVIGLQFYLFKSVSGFRLRSVGENPVAAQSIGIKVRGIQYGAVLMCGVLCALAGAQLSLGQVTMFTEGMTAGRGFIALVATMLGQANPLGVMGSSVLFGFMEAFSIRLQGFTLPTHFTQMLPYIVTLVAMFFFKDRTYQQDALKAGGSSR from the coding sequence ATGCAACAACTGTTTGATGCCGCCTTGTTCGGCTCTACCTTACGGATTATGACTCCGATCCTGCTCGCGGCGCTCGGCGGTGCTTTATGCTCCCGGGTTGGTCTGTTCAATGTGGGTTTGGAAGGGCTTGTACTCATTGGAGCCTTCTCAGCGATCGTGGGTAATTACCTGTTTGGCAATGTATTGCTTGCCGTGATCTTTTCTATCATTATTGTTATGCTGTTCTCAGCGTTATTTGCCTTTATTAGTATTAATCTAAAAGCAAACGCCATCGTCGTCGGTATCTCGCTTAATTTCTTGGCCGCAGGGCTAACGACCTTTGCACTACGTGCGATTTTCGACGTGAAAGGCGCATACTACGATAAAGACATGCAAGGTCTACCGAAATGGGACATTCCTTTGATTAAGGATATCCCGTGGGTGGGTGATGTATTTTCAGGTCATAGTCCGTTGATCTATCTGGGCATTCTCATTGTGATTGGACTCCAATTCTATCTATTTAAAAGCGTCTCCGGATTCCGCCTACGCTCGGTTGGTGAAAATCCAGTAGCGGCACAGAGTATTGGCATCAAGGTTCGTGGTATCCAGTATGGGGCTGTCCTTATGTGTGGTGTCTTGTGTGCGCTCGCTGGGGCGCAATTGTCGCTTGGACAAGTGACCATGTTTACCGAAGGTATGACGGCTGGCCGTGGATTCATTGCACTCGTGGCTACGATGCTGGGACAGGCGAATCCGCTTGGGGTAATGGGTTCTAGTGTGCTGTTTGGTTTCATGGAGGCATTCAGTATTCGTCTACAGGGCTTCACGTTGCCAACACACTTTACGCAAATGTTGCCGTATATCGTAACACTGGTAGCGATGTTCTTCTTCAAAGACCGTACCTATCAACAGGATGCATTGAAAGCGGGCGGAAGCTCGCGTTAA
- a CDS encoding sulfite oxidase-like oxidoreductase has translation MLNKAERLKKTKSPAPKVGAEHGDRLPPGQMLTEKFPILHEGEVPEYDLSTWDLKVFGEVEEEKVFSFAELQAMPQVNTVSDIHCVTRWSKFDTPWEGIRFSEFVKLLGVKPEAKYVMVHADHDYETNVPLEELMHDDVLLAFKYNGEPLTPKHGYPLRLVVPQLYFWKSAKWVRGLEFMTEDRNGFWENNGFHHFADPFKEQRFSGEDLPIPEDEWTKKEFD, from the coding sequence TTGCTAAATAAGGCTGAACGGTTGAAAAAGACGAAATCACCCGCACCCAAAGTAGGTGCTGAGCATGGAGATCGCCTGCCGCCGGGGCAGATGTTGACCGAGAAATTCCCGATCCTGCATGAAGGAGAAGTGCCCGAGTACGACCTATCTACATGGGATCTGAAGGTGTTCGGTGAAGTTGAGGAGGAGAAAGTATTCTCCTTCGCAGAGCTTCAGGCGATGCCTCAGGTGAATACGGTGAGTGATATCCACTGTGTAACCCGTTGGTCCAAGTTTGATACGCCGTGGGAAGGCATTCGCTTTTCCGAATTCGTGAAGCTTCTTGGCGTTAAGCCAGAGGCGAAATATGTGATGGTTCATGCAGATCATGATTATGAAACGAATGTTCCACTCGAAGAGCTTATGCATGACGATGTATTACTGGCCTTCAAATATAATGGCGAGCCACTTACGCCGAAGCATGGGTATCCATTACGGCTGGTTGTGCCGCAGTTATACTTTTGGAAGAGTGCGAAATGGGTACGTGGGCTTGAGTTCATGACCGAAGACCGCAATGGATTCTGGGAGAATAACGGGTTCCACCATTTTGCCGATCCGTTCAAGGAGCAACGCTTCTCGGGTGAGGATCTACCGATCCCAGAAGACGAATGGACGAAGAAGGAGTTTGATTAA
- a CDS encoding nucleoside phosphorylase, whose amino-acid sequence MLMPILQIHSEDMPAYAIVCGDPARAEKISRKLEQVKELAFSREYRTFVGQYEGVQMAVVSHGVGSPGAAVCFEELIRAGVTTLIRVGTAGSYTADYPAGSVIVSTAAVRTDGLTRQLVPDGFPAVADIGVTQALIEAARGTGTGTDGASVASDASTAGATKVGVGITVTLDAFFTGVEEIPHRKYKQAGALAAEMEIAALYIISTLRGARAGAIVAIDGFADSDLAAEYDPHTDAVANAVEHEINSALQALATLARQDQV is encoded by the coding sequence ATGTTGATGCCGATTTTGCAAATTCACTCTGAGGACATGCCGGCATATGCCATCGTCTGTGGTGACCCGGCGCGTGCGGAGAAGATTTCTCGTAAGTTAGAACAGGTGAAAGAACTGGCGTTCAGCCGCGAGTATCGCACATTTGTGGGTCAATACGAAGGTGTACAGATGGCTGTGGTTAGTCATGGTGTAGGTTCGCCGGGAGCGGCTGTATGTTTCGAAGAACTGATTCGTGCAGGTGTGACCACGCTAATTCGTGTAGGAACAGCAGGCTCGTATACCGCTGATTATCCAGCTGGTAGCGTTATTGTCAGCACGGCAGCGGTTCGCACGGATGGATTGACACGCCAGCTCGTGCCAGATGGTTTCCCAGCTGTAGCAGATATCGGTGTTACACAAGCGCTGATTGAAGCTGCACGGGGCACGGGAACCGGGACGGATGGAGCCTCTGTAGCTTCCGATGCATCAACAGCAGGTGCAACTAAGGTGGGAGTAGGCATTACTGTTACGCTGGATGCTTTCTTCACCGGAGTAGAAGAAATTCCACATCGCAAGTACAAGCAGGCAGGTGCGCTTGCTGCAGAGATGGAAATTGCTGCGCTCTACATCATCAGCACCTTGCGAGGTGCTCGTGCTGGTGCAATCGTAGCGATTGATGGTTTCGCAGACAGTGACCTGGCTGCCGAGTATGATCCGCATACGGATGCGGTAGCGAACGCGGTGGAGCACGAGATCAATTCGGCGCTACAAGCGCTGGCTACATTGGCGCGTCAGGATCAGGTTTAA
- a CDS encoding GNAT family N-acetyltransferase: MNEVNIRRAESRDYPRVSALMDELHRMHVEARPDIYRPLQPRMSQQEFEDLLNAEDRYLYVAEATEGEICGYGSAQLNKIQNVELLMDRDVLFINEIIIDQMHRGRHIGQKMMAVLVELGNELQADHLELTVASFNQGAQEFYEKLGLVVRSSRMEYILS, translated from the coding sequence ATGAATGAAGTGAACATCCGTAGAGCCGAAAGTAGGGATTATCCAAGAGTGTCCGCACTGATGGATGAGCTGCACCGTATGCATGTCGAGGCACGTCCTGACATATATAGACCGCTACAGCCTAGAATGAGTCAGCAGGAATTTGAGGACTTGTTGAATGCGGAAGATCGTTACCTGTATGTAGCTGAAGCAACAGAGGGGGAGATCTGTGGGTATGGGAGCGCCCAACTCAATAAAATTCAGAATGTAGAGCTGCTAATGGATCGAGATGTGCTCTTCATTAATGAGATTATTATTGATCAGATGCATCGCGGGCGTCATATTGGACAGAAGATGATGGCGGTGCTTGTCGAGCTGGGTAACGAACTTCAAGCCGATCATCTAGAGCTAACCGTTGCTTCGTTTAACCAAGGGGCACAAGAGTTTTATGAAAAGTTAGGTCTGGTCGTCCGTAGCAGCAGAATGGAATACATACTTAGTTGA